The genomic interval atttttCTCTTGCACTTAGTTTGCTCCTGGGTACTACGCCAGTGCCCCTTTGCAGAAAAGTTACAATCATAGTAACATTGttatccaatggtaactaccatggtcgCAATGTGCAGTAGCCATTCAGGATCAAGGATTTCGgggaagttaccattggatggcaaagtgaCTACAGTAATAACTTTTATACAGGGGCCCctgtattgtaaaattaatCTCCCATTCACTTAGCCTGTTACATTTCACTGTCTGCCTAGATGTCATGTTCCTATTAGTACcataatgtaatttttttttcatgtgatatGCTGACAATGTAATGCATTATATTAAAGGTTACAGTTTTCTGttattcaaattaatatttgGTTGGAATAGACTTGACCTGTGTGcccaacaagaaaaaaatacacaactcatgcatatttatttatctttaaacctgattttatttatatcaaaaattatgtttaacattcattttatttatacaaatgtTGATGGCAAAGAATGACCTAATAAAGTAAGAACGTCTGCCAAACATCTACTGGTTATGTATTTGTTATATTGTTGCAATTTGAGTAGAAAAGGCTTGAGCAATAGGTTTATTCATGATTCTTTGATAAACATACCATTTACATAAAATCTTGTTCCAAAACTCACATTTGAGTATGGTTAAAAAgttcatttcacaatgaaaatcTTGTTTAAAGATTACATTCACACATCTGCTGATTTCACTGACAGTACTCATTACAAACTTCTTTCACCTTTTTATTGAGTATATACACATAGTGTGAAGTGATATCTCTAAAGGTTACAAACAGCTCTGAACAGAACTTCCTTGTCTTCACATTTAAAGACTAATTATTTTACAGTAATCACAATGTCAAGTTTAGACATTCCTATTCCTAAGACTGCCAATAACATCCAACGCATATTCCCAAGAATTGAAGATTGTCATGTGAGCTTTGAACCAAGATTCCTGTATAAATGTGATCCAAACAGCAGGGCCTTTTAACATAAAGGGATATATCAATAGTTACATTTGGTTGTAACTTTCAATTCACAGCATGCAATAGATTACTAAACAGTAATGCCAAGGCTCTCACTGGCATAAACCTGACTAAAGACTGACCTGGGGCCCTTTGCAGAAAGAACAACCATCAAAtgcaacttaaaaaaatcaaatgcaacttgACTTTCAATGAATGAAATGCGCGTATTAGGGGACTTGCGATTGAATTTTGAGTCGTGTTTAAACCCATCTTTATGCAACGGGTCCCAAATCTAGTATGTGAtatccaatgacataccattgatcagTTTGAAGTTGATTACATTGATGTGGCTGTAGCATTACACTAAGTTTTGACAATTGATATCTTTTATGCCGAGCCCCGCCTTACAAAGCACTGCAATTGATCTAACCAATCACAACTCTGGACAGCTGCCATTGTCATTATTAGTCATCCAGAAGGTACATACACTGTCCATTGGTAACCTAAACAATCATGCACACACACATTTTCAACAAGTTTGGAGAACATTTTAGAATGATTTATACTTTCCAGTTTATGGATCCAAAGGAATTCTGTAATTGAAATGAGATCATCAATTACAAGTCTCTCTAAGACAGGGCCTAAAAGGATTCACATAGGATTCACATCCAACAGAGTCAGCCTGAATTGGCATTTAATGAGTAATTTATATGATGGATCAACCCTTGAGGTATATTCAGATTTTGAAAGGAAGAAGTGATTTATGTTATCCTAGGATGTTCCCCATTTCCACTGACATCTGAACAAGTACTGATATTTTATTCCGACCCATGCTCTCATCTTGTGAAAGAACCTTGAGCAATATCACACTCTTTAAgaacattaatttcatcttcaGAGAATCTTAACATCTTAAATGCTTCCATTTTGTGTGAGAACATGTGAATAGCTTACTCTTGTCATAATACCCCCTATTTTTTCTGGACTTTCACActacaaatgtaaaaaaaggggggaaggaTACCTGCAGACTATCGGGCAACTGGCAACAAGTGAAAACTATTGACGTGCAATAATTCTGACCTATTCTCAAGTATTTTCTACATTCtcaaaatacatcattctagaTTATCACATCAAGTATCGTTTTCAAGACTGAATACTGATTCTTCACAAGAAGGTGTATATGAATATAAACATACTGAACACACATAACTGGAGTTCGACAGGGCTACACCAGTGGCACTTGGATGTTCATTCAGAGCTAGTGCACTTATAGTATTCTATGTACACATTTCTTTGGCTAGTCCATACAACATTTCAATTGAGAAGTGGGAACTTGAAGATATTTCTGCAGCCAACATAGTGTGAAATGTCAGGTTACATCTTAGACACAGGTTTTTCCTTCGTTAGCAGGTATAATTCTCATATTAATTTTGTAATACTCTAAACACTAATACTTATGAAactcattttcaaaacaaccatTTCCTAGTGTTCCTTTTTGCTTACCAAAAATCTAAATTGCATGGTAAAAACCAACCACTTTAATGCAACTGCTATAACATTTATCTccttaaaaaaaaggggaaaacaaaatgagaaaaaaataaaaaagacaattCAATCTACACttaaaagtttgtgaaatgaaaaacataatgGAATGCAATATAATCTAATACATATAACTATTCATCAATGGACAATTATATAGCGATATACATATCACACTTATTTGATACATCGACACAACAATCATTTCATAAATTCAGTTcattacatgatatatctaaGCCATAAACGATAAATAtctaaatactgatttttcaatacattgtaattctattaatttcaattctgtACATGATGCTTTGACTATGCAAAGGTAAATAAAAGGCCATTAAAGAAAGCACTTCtgatatgaaattttaaaacaaatctaaaaaattgaaaaagaaaattgtccTCACCCAAACAAAATGAACGGCACTGTTAGTAATTGCAAATTCTGTAAATATTAGTAATCcgcatcaaaaaaaaaaaaaaattcagtgtgATAAATCAGAGGACAGTCCAAATCCATAAGTTATTATAACAATCAATTTTCCAGAATACCAAAAACCCTGAATTAAGCTGCAATTTTAAAGAGTTGATACTTAATATGAATACTAATTCCAGAAAAGGATGCATAATACTAATCACACACGTCATCTTGCTTCAGTGAACGTATAAATAACTCAGAGCAAATGCCTGTGTCATGCCAAGTAAAAAGCGCTTGCGCCAAACGTGACCCCTCTTTCTCAAGTCAGTATAgctcaggggggtgtttcacaaagaattaagTTTGACTTGGAGTCACACTTGAATTCCCAGTTGCGTGCAGAATAAAACGCAACACCCCATTAGTCAAATCTTGCCAAGAGGATACGCGCTCCTGCGTACCAATCAATAAGGTTGCACCATATGCGCATCGGCATTTTAAGCATGACTCCAAGTCACACtgagtctttgtgaaacaccccccaggtcaATGTAGCTGCGCAGTGACAACGTTGGTTAACTACCTGTGCGAAAGGTTCATAAACACAGCCCCTACCATATGCAAGAATGAATTCTATTATTCTGTTTATATCTATGAGTATGCAGTTCAATGCCCATTTTTACTGTCCAATATCCAACAATATTTATGTCAAAAAGATTATGATAAGATTAAAGATATCATGTACTGTCTTTAATTCTCTCACTGTATGAGCACCTTGCAGAGTAAACATCTCCAAAATCTAGAataataatagaatacaaaaaataagcaaatattTTGCGCATACAACATTCTGTAAAATAAAGATCAAGAGAGAATCTTGAAAAAATAACTCTGGGATTATCATAAAGAATATGACATATACTTGAACTTCCTCTGACATTCTCCTAAAAAGTATTCAATTTGGTGACCAGTACCACCATGTCTGTCTAATAGCAGTTAGAAACATTTGATAGTTGACACTCTTGTGAGGTTAGGTTGTTATACAGGTATAAAAGTGAGAAGACATTCACTTAAATTACAcaagacacacacacaaaaaaaaaacaatatgaataACAGCTTAAATTTTAATCATGCAAAGAAATAGAAAAGCTTGAACCATGTTTTCAATTATCtgatattaataaaataaaaagtacaatattgtGACACAAACAGTAAGTTACcagataaattattttcatgagtGCGCAACATTGTAATGAATTCATTCAAATTCATACTTAACCTGGAAGGAGGCTGTCCAATTTACATTACTGTCTAACACGAGGATACCAATGTCTAAAGTAAGTCTTTATCTGCATTGGTAATTCTCTGGAAGTGCCATCCAGTTctaatataaattatacaagAATTATATCAAGTTCCATACATTGACAAAGTACTTAATAATACAATCATCCGTGTTTCACATTATTATAAACAGTATGATTACTATTCCAATTTCAGATGATACCATAAAAAAAGGTAACATTCTCTTATATAACAATGATAGTGAGGTCTGCTATGGCCCTTATTAGTAATACCTACTTCTTTAATAAAGGATTAATGTGTACATTGTCTTTAGCAGCTACTCCGTATGCAGAAATTTAGAGCAGCTTTCCCTGATGCTCCTAACCCATTCTTTTGTCAATGAAGAAAATGAGAGtgttaaaaaggaaaaagatgCTGAATGGGTTTGATGATAAAAGACAAAGCCAAAAGTGGCACAGAATTCTGTTGAGGCGCCTAAGCGATCCCATCCCTTTTGAGGAAAGTTATTCAAAACCAACTTCCTTTTCAAATAATCACTAAATCTTCACTGGAATAAGTTTCTGCATCTCGAAAATTTATAAACATTATGCAGACATCAACTGCAATAAAAAGGCTGGGGTTGAGAAAAGGGTTTGTTCATCATGTTAtacataaatattaaataatagGCATTCCCATTTTAAGGCTTTACCaattttattctaaaaatataagaataaaaaGATGAACACAACTCCAATCTGATATATGCAAATAGACCAAGGATGTCCAATGTAAAGCGGAGTATAATAAACCTGAATTTGGTAACTTTGTTAGGGGTGGCGTGATGAAATGAATTGTATTCATACATGTCTGGGTTTTTTCTACTGATTTCCAGGGCCCTACCACACAAAACTTGGCGACTGACCGTACAATTGATGTATAAGATTGATTGCACATGGTGGGTGACCTATGCTTTCCAATGTAAAAATCAGCCCTACAATCAGATGCTAAGCTTTTTGTTACACAAGCATACAGGAGTATGCAGGAGCGTACAAGCATATCCCAGAATATAAGCCATTGGTTATATCAATTGTCAAGACTTCTATGACTATGACAAAATGGGAAATCCCATAATACATTTCTGTTCAACCCCTTACATGCTGGAAATTTTTGTCATGATTCATCtctgatttcaagttcaaagaaCATTTGCCTATGCTCTAAGATTAACAAGGCTCAAGTACTTTaaagtaaaaatggaaaaaaaaatggggacgGGCATACAAAAATGTGGATATTCTTATGGAATTGCATCAACACCAACATTTAGAAAACCATACTGAGGTACACCTAAATACAATACTGCAGTAAATATtacaaaaggggggggggttgggttcTCTATAAAAAATGTGTTCTCTAACTGTATTTGACACTTCTGCtttgtgatcattttttttttcaggaactGATTTTGTTTACACCACAGTACATACACAGGCAGCAAAGAGGGCCTTACAGCTCATATATATTCAAAGTCACCACATCCCTTTCACATTACAAAATCAGACTGGGTAGGAGACGAGGATTAGCTCCAAACATCACAAGAATAGCGTCCCTTTGATTGCATTTTCTTGATATAATCCTCTGCCTCTGTTTGGGTCTTGCCGCCCTCCTGACAGATGATCTCTCGGATGGTACGCTGGACATCCGGAGCCATGAAGCGGGCATCACTGTAAAGAATTAGGGGTCAAGTCGAGTTGATTAGTCATTATTGACCATAATTATTCAGCTGACTCTTTTATCCTTGGCTGCCCAGTGGATGCATATTATGTAAATCATTGTGTGATATTGTATGAACTTCTTTGATGCATTCTTTAATTTCTCGATTAAatagtaataaaatataaaattgggATAAAGTTTGAATCGCTTGGGGCTCCCAAATTCTAATTGACTGATGGGGAATTTTTTTAAGGTGAATTAAACTTGTTTTACATTATTTGACAGATAATTAGGGGTATATTCTAATTGAATTACAACAATGGTATCTCTGCCATACTTGTAAATTCCATGGAAACATTGATCCTGATTGGCTACTAaaccctgttaccatggcagttgACAATGTGGCAAGGTTATCACAGTTAATTACTCTTTGTGAAAAACGGCCCAAGGTGCTGCAGGTAGATCTTAGTAAAGTCAGTTTTTAAGACTaggaacagctttgtgaaacaaccCCCTAGTTGACTTACCCACAGACGTAGATATGACTGCCTTTCTCCAGCATACCCCAGATCTGCTTCTGGCACTTCTTCATCAGATGCTGCACATAGACCTTCTCCGACGTCTCCCTGGAGAAGGCTACATGGACGTCTGTCAAGGTACCATTCTTCGTGTACTCCTCTAGCTCGTCCTTGTAGATGTAGTCTTCGGTGCTCTTGCGACAGCCGAAGAACAGGATGCTGTCACCGACCTTTTTGGCTGATGGGGGCGAAGAGACGAAAAGGTATGATAGATATTGTAAATAGACTAATCAACATGTGAGATAGTCACATATGCATAATTCAACCTCAAAAATGCTAAAAGATCCCCCATTTTACTGATCTATTGTCTATTGTCATGGAAGTCAAAGTGCATCTTTAGTCACCACACTCTTACAATTTGTCTCTGACTTGATTCagaaaaaattgtcataacATTTGATGTGAATATTATTACACTTCGAAGTTCTGAAATGATACTCTTGTCAATATGTCAAAAACAAGATTAAATGTATGACTATTGTATTCTTTCTGATTGGTATAATACTGAATTCAATTCATAACCTTTGTGATATAACATCCCATGCCCAATCACAAAATGCTataactactattactacttcttctactcaCACATTGTGCAAAGGatacaaactttaaaaaaaaaaaatcgcttagAACATGGTAGGTCAATTATCCTAGACACTTACTCTCGTCTTTCTTGTAGAAGTCCCTCTCTTGGATGAACCCCCTGAAAGGAGCCAGACCAGTACCTGGTCCAACCATGATGATTGGGGTGGTGGTCTTGAATGGTAGTCTGAACTGCGACTTGCGCACATAGATGGGCACTCTGTGGGTGTTCTCAGGCCCATTGGGGATCTTATCTTTGAGCCAGTTGGTGGCCACGCCCTTCCCTATCCTACCCGTGGGCGTGGTGTAACGGATGAGAACCGCAGTGATGGAAATCTTGTCTGGGCTTACCTAGGAGAATGAATTCAAAATACAATTGGTGCTAAATAAGGGTGGCTACATTTTGCAAGATATAGTTATTCTTTCAACAAAAATCTGTTGCATAGATATATTGGGAATTCtaccatattttattcatttattcacaaGACAACTTAAAGTTGGCCTCTCTGCACACCAAGATGGATTTGATGTTAATGCGTCTTACCTTTGGTGATGAAGAAATTGAGTAATATCTGGCATGCAGACGAGGAAGCAATTCACAGAGATGGTCCAACGGAACCTTGACGGATGGAAGGTCTTCTAAGATGGCAACGATGTTCCGATGGCACTTGATCACCCAGTCACTGTATTCTTTCTGAATAGGGTATAGACAGAGTCATTAATGATATGATAATAGCATGATTGAATCTTTATCTATCTGGcacaaaaaaaagaggaagcacTAACAAAGACACAATACACCCCAAGATTATTAGGGTTAGGAATGGATGCCCAAATGTGAGAAGAATATTTACAGTTCCTGAGCACTTTTCAAACAATCAGGAATTGTCTGGCAAATGGTAACTTCAATCGTTTCTTCATCACTAGGGCATGAAAAAGAAAAGCAGTCAATTGTTGAAATACAcattggattttttttgtacatacatCTTTGGATTCCAATAATTTTAGCAGAATTGGAACACTATTTTAGTTAGATGGAGTTCACAATGAGGTCCAAAGTGACTTTTCCTAATCTGTGCCTTTGTGTATCTTCGACATACTGCTAACATCATCTTACCTTGCCCTCTGGAGTTGCAGAACTCATGAGAAGTAGTTTTTCCTTGTCTGCAGGATCGGTGGCATACTCTGAGATCTCCTTGAGGACGTTGGTTCGAGGACATGAGGTGATGTCCAGGTAATGAGAAAAGGCAGTCTGGTAGCTGGTAGGGCAAGGGAACGGATGCTTCTTACTGGCCTCCTCTGTTAAGAAAACAAGAACAGTATACGTTACAATACCAAGGGAAGTCTCACAGGACTATGGGGTGACTTGAGGACATTGATCCTAGAACATTTGATGATGTCCAGGTAAAGAGAAAAGCCACTTACTGGCCTCCCctgtcaagaaaaaaaacatcttgAACTCTTTGAGAAGATTATGAAATGACTCGAGACTTAGTCATTTAACACAAGTGGAATGCATGAATGGATTCTTATTTTTGCACCTATTGATTGTATTATTGCTTCAATAAAATCAATGATGAAATCCTAACTGTATGGTGGAAATGTCAATCATGTTATTCTGCATCTAATGTTGTTTAGTCTGCATAAGGTGAGCTCCTACATGTTAAGGTAAAATAATCACCTGCTATAAAATTGAAGTAACAAAATTTTCTGTGGTGAATAAGCCTGTATTGCACAGGCTCATTCACCAGAGTCTAGTGACTCTCTGCAGAATTAATCCAAtatctctattttttcaaaattcaaaaatctTAAAACACTTTCCAGTTATTTTGGACAGTTTCTCTTTTAATATAATCACTAGACAATCAAGTTATCATACCATCAACATTGGTTAGGGTGAAGACCCTACTGAGATCGGCATCCAGGATCCTACCAATAGCAGCAACTAATTCAGGATCATTGGTAGGATACACAGCAACATGGTCACCACTCTCATACCTAGGATAAAGATTGGAAAAATGGAATAAGTCTTAAAGCCTCtcatattattttgtaatactTCAAAAGTTTAGTTCGCCATTCCATTTTATTACATTATACGAGAACTGTTAAgatatttcagtattttagtgATAATATTTTAGAAATCTATTTTGATTGGGCACCtaatcaaatacatttttttttttttttggtgttaaACAATTTTTCAAgtatggaatgggctgaaaatgtcagaatacAGATTTTGTTTATTATACATCCTTCTGATATGCAATCACTAAATTTGTCAAATAAGAGTTAATAGGGCCATTTGTAAGATAACTATTCGAGAAAGGTGCATATATTCAAATGTATCACTATAAAATTAGAGTCAGTGCTatgaaatcaatataatttggaatcaaattcaattttattcctACTAGGAGGCTCCAAAAGCcttaaatatcaatttgaatattcataccacaatttggaACATTGATCGTTATGATTTTATGGGCAAAAGCATCATATCAAATGCtaaatacaattttaaaatCAGATTGCAAACATATTGTATAGCGTGTGCCGGGGTTTAGGgctcaaattcacaaaggtggtttgtAAGACCATTGGTTGAACCCAAGGTTTatgtagatttcctgtataaattacgcttatttaccacgtatattaaaaaattccaatgctgatgcacgcttttgtctcAGTGCGCCacattgacgcctgttgccatggttaagtacgctattttattcatgggtCCATcatttgaagagtggactcattaattcaaaacagtggactcatgaataaaataatgtggataaccacggcaacatgcgtcaatttggcgcactgagacaaaagcgtgcatcaacattgggcatttttaaTATATGCGGTATACAAGCGTAATTTATGTAAGAAATCTGCATTAATCATGGGTTCAACCAATGGTTTTAAAACTACCTTTGTGAATTCCGGCCTAGATGTTCCATACCTGATTCTTGATCCTGAGATGTCAAATTCAATGTGCATACAAGACCTATCTCCACCTTGATGAAGCTCACGATTGACGGCGATTGGTGCCAGGTACGGGTTCTTGGCATCATAAGGTCTATAACACAAAGGTACATGAAATATAATTGCTATTTATTGATTGTATAAATGAGAATCTTGAACAGAAAGAATCATCCCAAGCTAGAACACAGGCTGTGTTGACACTGTTATATATGTCCAACAGATAAACAAACATTTAGACTATTGGAGACCTATATCATGATTAATTACTGAATACAAATACCTAGCAAAAATGTGAGTTTCATGCATATTCTATCAGTTTTCTAAAACCTTattttatgtacataattagATATTGAGGTGAAAATCACAAAGGCTTGACTAAAGCTAAATAGCATGCTATAGCTATGGTTTTGCTATTTGGGATGTAGGCATTGCTTGCCAAAGTGCCAATATCTTGCATGTTGTTAAATTTACATCCGTTTGGAAATTCATgtaaataaaactaaaaaaatagcTTGAATGGTATATGTACTTACGGTTTTTGGTTCCTGAACGAACCATGCCGAGCCACTTCTCCAGTAAACACCTTCTCAGGGACATCTTCGGTGTGTTCAGTTACAGCATATTGACGTATACTGcatcaaaagaaaaaatgaaataagatgaattaaaggggaagtgcGAAAGGAGGAGATTGTATAGTAAGTACACTGAAACTGTATTAATTTATAAATTAACAAATCCAAAAAGAGAAATCAGTTAGACCAATGAATGTTCACATCCTAACTGTCTCTCTATTAAGAATTCGGAACCTGGCTTTTCAGTCAAATCAATCTTAAACTTATTCTATGGTACATGACTTCTAGTTACAGAAATATTTTTAAGGCTAATCGTAAAAACTTCCTGCACTTCTACAACATATTGCATGACTGAGGCTTACTGAttgtaatatgatttgaacaacacttaattttttataaattacaatGTTTACAGAACACTCTGAAACAATTGtttttcaaagagaaaatatattaatttgttaTTCAAAATCTGGAAAGTAGAACATATGTCACCATACTTGTCCCATTTACCACATTAAGTTGAATAAATAAGTCAAGAAAGATATATAATTTGACTGAAAATACCATTAGTTGGGGAGTGTTATTAAGTAAAGTTCCTATTTGTAACATTAAAAGGTTAAGATGTGTTAGAGTTTCATTGCTTATTAAAATAGTTAATGGATTGCTAGAAATGTAAAGCTTACATATTTTCAAAGAACTC from Lytechinus pictus isolate F3 Inbred chromosome 2, Lp3.0, whole genome shotgun sequence carries:
- the LOC129254606 gene encoding NADPH--cytochrome P450 reductase-like yields the protein MFPEAEASESIEAASTETMAGPAIGTLDIFLLGLSVGVGVYWFFFRKKAESKTEGLVNPITSSSMTMSSSSGSGFIQKMKSSGRNVVVFYGSQTGTGEEFSSRLAKEAQRYGLKGMVADPEENEMEDLSQLADIENSLAIFCMATYGEGDPTDNAQEFYDWLQDGNGDLTGVKYAVFGLGNKTYEHYNAMGKYLDKRLEELGGERIFELGLGDDDQNIEEDFVTWKDRFWPAVCEYYGLEATGDESNIRQYAVTEHTEDVPEKVFTGEVARHGSFRNQKPPYDAKNPYLAPIAVNRELHQGGDRSCMHIEFDISGSRIRYESGDHVAVYPTNDPELVAAIGRILDADLSRVFTLTNVDEEASKKHPFPCPTSYQTAFSHYLDITSCPRTNVLKEISEYATDPADKEKLLLMSSATPEGKKEYSDWVIKCHRNIVAILEDLPSVKVPLDHLCELLPRLHARYYSISSSPKVSPDKISITAVLIRYTTPTGRIGKGVATNWLKDKIPNGPENTHRVPIYVRKSQFRLPFKTTTPIIMVGPGTGLAPFRGFIQERDFYKKDETKKVGDSILFFGCRKSTEDYIYKDELEEYTKNGTLTDVHVAFSRETSEKVYVQHLMKKCQKQIWGMLEKGSHIYVCGDARFMAPDVQRTIREIICQEGGKTQTEAEDYIKKMQSKGRYSCDVWS